TGCGGATCGCGGAGCTGGGCGGGATGTACCGCTCGGAGCGCTCCGGGGTGCTCGGCGGGCTGTCCCGGGTACGTGCCATCTCGCTCAACGACGCGCACACCTTCTGCGCTCCGGACCAGGTGGGCGAGGAGGTCGTGGAGATCCTGGGGCTGATCCGCGCCGCGCTCGCCGCGCTCGGCGTCCGCCCGGCCGGCTTCCGGCTGTCGCTGCGCGGGCCGGGCGAGAAGTACGTCGGCGACGACGCGCAGTGGGCCCGCGCCGAGGAGTTGCTCCGGGGTGCGCTGGCAGGGGTGGACTACGTCGAGGCGCCGGGGGAGGCCGCCTTCTACGGCCCGAAGATCGACATACAGATCGTGGACGCGGCCGGCCGGGAGTCGACCATCTCCACCATCCAGCTGGACTTCGACAAGCCGGAGCGGTTCGACCTGTCGTACACCGATCGGGACGGCAGCCGGCGGCGGCCGGTGATGGTGCACCGCAGCCTGGTCGGCAGCATGGAGCGGCTGTTCGCGTACCTCATCGAGGTGCACGAGGGCGCCTTCCCGGCCTGGTACGCGCCGGTCCAGCTGATGCTGTTGCCGGTGGATGACGGGCAGGTCGACGCGGTGACCGAGCTGGCCCGGCGGGCCGTCGACGCCGGGCTGCGGGTCGAGGTCGACGCCGCCGGCTCGCTGGGCGCCCGGATCCGGGACGCGGCCCGCCGCCGCGTCCCGTACCTCGGGGTGCTCGGCTCCCGCGAGGCGGCCGACGGGCACCTCGCGCTGCGCCTGCGC
The nucleotide sequence above comes from Micromonospora sp. NBC_00389. Encoded proteins:
- the thrS gene encoding threonine--tRNA ligase, producing MIDHRRLGRELDLFVSDPLAGAGLPIWLPAGAAARHAVEEYVRELERRSGHQHVYSPPLGKRELFELSGHFGYFADDMFPPMRLSADDEFVLRPALCPHHALVFRARGRSYRELPLRIAELGGMYRSERSGVLGGLSRVRAISLNDAHTFCAPDQVGEEVVEILGLIRAALAALGVRPAGFRLSLRGPGEKYVGDDAQWARAEELLRGALAGVDYVEAPGEAAFYGPKIDIQIVDAAGRESTISTIQLDFDKPERFDLSYTDRDGSRRRPVMVHRSLVGSMERLFAYLIEVHEGAFPAWYAPVQLMLLPVDDGQVDAVTELARRAVDAGLRVEVDAAGSLGARIRDAARRRVPYLGVLGSREAADGHLALRLRGGRALDPMPAAAALALISRQVASRAADLLPPD